The Arachis hypogaea cultivar Tifrunner chromosome 14, arahy.Tifrunner.gnm2.J5K5, whole genome shotgun sequence genome has a segment encoding these proteins:
- the LOC140178784 gene encoding uncharacterized protein codes for MGTTPFHPSMRYDGTKDPQEHLTAFEARMNLEGVEDAVRCRAFSVTLAGPAIRWFNALLQGSITTFTDVSQSFLAWFTTRIAKAKHPINLLGVTQKPGEPTRKFHDRFNDECLEIDGLTDSVASLCLTNSLLNEDFRKHLTTKHVWTM; via the coding sequence ATGGGAACCACCCCCTTCCACCCCTCGATGAGGTACGATGGGACTAAGGATCCCCAGGAGCATCTCACAGCTTTCGAAGCGAGAATGAACTTGGAAGGAGTAGAAGACGCGGTTAGATGCCGAGCATTTTCCGTAACGCTGGCCGGCCCAGCAATCCGATGGTTCAATGCACTCCTGCAAGGGTCCATCACGACCTTCACAGACGTTTCCCAAAGCTTCCTAGCTTGGTTCACGACACGCATAGCCAAGGCAAAACATCCGATCAACTTGCTAGGGGTCACCCAGAAACCCGGAGAACCGACCAGGAAGTTTCATGACaggttcaacgacgaatgcttggaaaTTGACGGCCTCACGGACTCGGTCGCTAGTCTTTGCCTAACAAacagcctgctgaatgaggactTTAGGAAGCACCTCACAACAAAGCATGTGTGGACCATGTAG